A stretch of DNA from Cannabis sativa cultivar Pink pepper isolate KNU-18-1 chromosome X, ASM2916894v1, whole genome shotgun sequence:
TCAACTTCTTCCAAATGGGTCTACGCAGTCTTTTGGAGGACCTCGCCTCGGAATTATCCTCCTCCCAAGTaagctaattaattaaataataataaacattctTAATTAggccatatataaatatacgtTACTTGCTAGTTCCATATTAATTAATGAATAGAAGTTGGGTGTTAAACACTCATTGCTGTTTCTTTATTTGTATTAGGTGGGATTATGGAGGTGGTGCTCTTGAGCGATCAAAAGGGAACAAAAGGAACTGGTAAAAGGGATTTTCCCCTTTCCCTTTTTATTTTAAgccattataataatttttcacAATACCTTTTAAGCGgattatgaggattaagaataaTGTAAAAAGTTTGTGTAATAATAATATTGGGGTGTGTAGGATTCTCGTTTGGGAAGATGGGTTCTGTGACTTTTATGAGTGTGAGCAAGCTGGCAGTGGATACGTTAAAGGGAGGTTTGGAGCTGATGTTTTCTTCAAATTGTCCCATGAAGTATATAATTATGGAGAAGGGTGAGATAtcagacttttttttttgttttttttgccactgaaagaatatatataataatatacagAGAAGGAATCAGAATGGTTAATGATTTCAGGTTAGTGGGAAAAGTGGCAGCAGACAATAGTCACAAATGGATTTTCAGAGATCCATCAAATGAAGGTGATCCTAGCTTCATCTCTTCATGGAATCTATCAGTAGAACCGGTAAGCCAATTTCTTTTTTGCTGACCAAAAAGTCCTCAATCAAGTATCTGTTCACCTTTGTTTATCTATAGACTTTATTTTGTTGTGTTATCTTTATCCACAGCAACCAAGAGCATGGGAGTCTCAATTCAAGTCAGGCATTCAGGTTAGAACTTATTAAgatctctgaaaacatacataATTAATACACAGTTACAAGCTCTCCAGTTAATTGGTTTGTCTATTAATTCCAAATTTATCAGACTATAGCACTCATTTCAGTTAGAGAAGGCATAATTCAACTCGGGTCATTTGATAAGGTCTCTCTCTTGCTCTCACTCTTATCTACAAGTTGTTTATCAATGTTCTTGCTGGGCTAATTTACATTTTGTTGTACAGATTGTGGAGGATCTTAATCTAGTTATCAACATACAGAGGAAATTCACCTATCTCCAAAGCATACCAGGGGTATTTTCCATGCAAAGGCCATACCTATCAATCCAACACCATTACTCACTAAAACCAAATACACAAACAATCGAAACGCATCAAGATTCATCACCTTTATCAATCCATGAGAAGCGCCAATCAACTGGGctaaaaagattgtttaatgaGATATCAGACGATTTTCCTACTAAGTCCATCAACTTGGGTTGGAATACTCCACAAAATGGCATATCGGGATCAAGCACTCTCTGGCCAGTTCCACCTCTACTACCTTCCATGTCATGCAGTCTTGGAGCCCTTTTGTCCAAACTACCTTCTGTATTCCCAAACTATAATTTCACAGAAGCAAATAATGACACTGCAGTGCCTGCACCAGATAACAACCCCACCACCACCATCAACAAAAATTATTCCACCACTGAAATTAATGGTGGTAACATAAAACTGGAAACTTCCTTTCTTGGTGAATTTCAAGATGAAAAGGTAATGGACTTAGGTTTTGCTCCTGTGAGAGAACAAGGAAAGAATCAGCAGGGTGCAATAAATCTCAATTAATTAGGTAAGAGGTACGTACTTGTATTTATGATGAATAACAAGGGATATGCTGCTTAATTGGGATTAGGGAAAGTAGGTGATTGACagctcaatttttaatttctgttCAAATGAACAATTTGTTCAAGGAAACGTTTAGACGTATGATTTGTCACTTGAGCTATACCATCATGTAAGAACATTTCCCTTAGAAAGAAGGTAGATCGTGCAACATAAAACAAAATGCGATTATTTCTTATAAGTTTATGTTACTCACCAAatatctttctttctttttattattatcgtaattttattttattttatttttagatgaaGTGACCTCCACTGATTGGGATTGAGGTTTTGCATAGGGTGGCAGTGTGGGGTTTAACTCTGTGACCCATCCTTATCTTTGGGTGATTGTATTCCACCATATGTTATGGTCCC
This window harbors:
- the LOC115711214 gene encoding protein RICE SALT SENSITIVE 3 is translated as MESRLPMLNCLLQHTLRNLCAYSDSSTSSKWVYAVFWRTSPRNYPPPKWDYGGGALERSKGNKRNWILVWEDGFCDFYECEQAGSGYVKGRFGADVFFKLSHEVYNYGEGLVGKVAADNSHKWIFRDPSNEGDPSFISSWNLSVEPQPRAWESQFKSGIQTIALISVREGIIQLGSFDKIVEDLNLVINIQRKFTYLQSIPGVFSMQRPYLSIQHHYSLKPNTQTIETHQDSSPLSIHEKRQSTGLKRLFNEISDDFPTKSINLGWNTPQNGISGSSTLWPVPPLLPSMSCSLGALLSKLPSVFPNYNFTEANNDTAVPAPDNNPTTTINKNYSTTEINGGNIKLETSFLGEFQDEKVMDLGFAPVREQGKNQQGAINLN